A stretch of DNA from Hippopotamus amphibius kiboko isolate mHipAmp2 chromosome 5, mHipAmp2.hap2, whole genome shotgun sequence:
CCTGGTGGAATGTGAGCGAAGACGCGAGATTTACAGAAACACGTCCTCAGCTGTGACCCGCGGTGGGGTTCCGGAGCAGCAGGGCTCTGGGCTTCCTGGCGGCCCCCCCGCCACTCGTCCGCACCGCTCACCCTCCTCGGCCCCGCCCACGCAGAGCCGCAGAgccacacacaccccttctccGCAGACACCCGAGACCTGCCACATGCAGGCGTGAGCTCCCAAAGCCCCTCTGGCTGCACGTCTGAGCCCCCGGAGTCCCCTCTGACGCCCCAGGTGCCTGTCCGCCTGTGGGCCAGCTGCCCACCGAGCCTCATACCGGATTCCCGGAGCCCCAGCTGCTGCCGGCCCCCTGCTGGGTCCGGGGCCTCAGGATCTGGTTTCTCTTACAGACCCTGACCTGCTTAGAACCCAAACCACACTGCGGGGTTCCTTCCTCCTACTGATCTGGGGCACAGACAAGCAGCTGTGCTGGAGGTTCCTGGGGACATCACAGTTTCAGTCTGAGGGGGTAAAAGACACAAGCAAAGCAATTTCGGTATcattttttccacaataaaataGGTCAGGGCAAAAACAAATCTGTCTTTTGCAGAAACATCAAAAGGAGAATTAAGGAAGACAGTCCAAAAGGCAAGAAGAGATAAAGACAGACAGTCACTCACTGTGGATGTCCGCGACGTGCCCCTGTTTGTCTCGTGTCTACATAGACGACATTCACATTTTCACGGAAAGACACAGGAAATTCTTCCTCTGGGGGAAAACGAGATGTAGCGGGAGGCTGAAGCCCCGTCTCTCAGTGCGGTGACTCCTTTGTCTGCTGTTGACCTTTAGAGGGAGTCTGTCCCCTCGGGTGGGCGCTGAGGCTCCGGGGAGCTCCGAGCACCGCCAGATGTGGCTCTCAGGGAGCAATGACCCCTCCTGGAGGCAAACAAGGGCCCCTGTGGGCACAGCCCCCAGGCTGAGCAGGACCAGGACCCGACGGGCGCAAAGAAGGGCCAGGGTGCCTGGTGCCGCAGGGGACGGGGCCCCGGCTGGCAGGACTCGGCGTGAACACAGCGTGAGCGGACAGCTTCTCTGCCAAGGGTCTCTCCCGTGCACAAGAGCAGAGCTGTGTACAACCAATCCGTGCAGGAGAGACAGGCtttattttaaacactttattttgTAGGACagtttttatgtttatgtaaACATTGAGAAGACAGTACAGAGAGCTCCTGGTAGCCCCACGCGCAGTTTCCTTTAATGTGGAGCCCTTCCTTTAGTACGGCGTATCTGTTACCACTCATGAACCAACGTTGATGTTATCAACTAAAGTCCACAACTACCTCAGATGGCATCACTTTTCATTCAGTGTCCTTCATCTGTCCCGGGATCCCGTCTAGGACACCATATGACATTTAGGGGCCTCTTTGCTGACTGTTCCTCAGACTTTCCTTAGTTTTGGCGACCTGGGCAGTCTTGAGGCGTGCTGGCTGGGTGTTTTGTAGAGTATTCCTCTGTTGGGAGTTGCCTGctgtttttctcctgctcagaCAGGGGTGATGGGTTTTGGGAGAAGATCACCGACGTGACGTTCCATGGCCATCTCGTCATTTCAGGAGACACACCATCAGCTGGACCTTCCCTGCTGATGTCGGCCTTGACAGATGGGTGTTTTCATCACAGCTGTTAAGTGCCCCGGGGTCAGCGGAGACACCAGCCTCGCGCCTCAGCAGGGCCCCGCGGCGGGCAGTGAAGGGCCGAGGGAGGAAGGGCCGGGGGAACGAAGACCTGCCGCTCCCCGGCGGGGCGGCCCTCACCCGGCAACAACTCTGGCGTCTCCTCTCTGGTCCTGCTGGGCGCGGGGACCTCGGACACACTTCCTGACCAGCCTCTGCCTCCGCTGCCACCTCCGTGAAGTGGGGTTATTGGCAGGACAGAGGGTTGTCGTTGGGTTGAGTTGACAGGTTCGAAGGGATTACAGCATAAGCACTACGTGAGTGGACTTATTTTCTTGCTCTTCTTACTGTTATTcatagattattatttttatcactcGCAGGTGATCCTGGGTGAGGTGGAGGCTGGCCTGTCGCTGGCATGTCGGCCCAGCAGCCACGGGCCACCGCTGCCCACGGCCCACGggcagctcctccctccctcccctgctgagCCCTCCACAGTTTCCACAAACTGAGGCCAGGTACAGAACACCTGGGAGACACCTCAGGCCTCACTTtgctgcccagggcccagcaggacCTGCATCCTCTCAGGGAGCTGGTGCCAGGGTCCCACCTCCCTGGCATGGGCCCGGCCTCCATGCAGGGCTGACTGCTCCCCAGGCCCTCACCCGTGAAAGGAGGAAGCCCATGTCAGCTGATGTTACTGGCTAAAAacagccacaaataaataacTCAGCTCCTGAAGGACAGAGGGGGTGTCCTTTCTTTGTGAGGATGGGGTGACCTGCCCGGTGTGGGGCAGGACCTGCCTTTGGCATCATTGTCACCCCAGGAAAtgagctatttttatttctatgggcACCACTTCTTCTTTCTTGTCACTGACGGTGAAGTGAgctgatttcagaaaaaaaggaaaaagaatgttttaaagcTGCTCTAAGTTTGCCTGTGCATTCTGTGAACCCTATCTCTAGgatattaaaatacaattaagCTTCTCCCAGCTGTGTGCATCTCTTAGGTCAGTGGctcttggaaagagaaaaagcaagtgGCATTTCAAGGAGCCACTTTTAAAAGGCTGAGGATGTGAACTGGAGCACCAGCTCAGGTAGGAAGCAGGTGCTTCCTGAGCCTGGTAACAAATGGGGTcaagagggaagcagaggagcAAAGTGTGACCTCCACCCCCCGCCGTCCCCACCCAGCACCCAGGACCTCGGCTACAGGCAGagcctggctggggtggggccgcGCTCCTTCCCGAGCCAAAGCCCCTCACCTCCCTTCACCAGTGCCTCCTTTACCACCTTCCCTTCGGACAGAGGACAGTTGGCCCAGAAACTCTCCCACCCCCCCAGGGAGCCCTGACCCCAAGCTCACTCTGTCAGCCCATCCCTCACTGGCCTGGAGCTCAGACGCCCACCAACCGCAAAGGACAAGACTAGAAAGGGCCTATTCTGTAAACCCACTGAGGAGTCCCGGTGGCCCCACTGCTTACAGGGTCTGTGCTGAGCCAGACGCCACTCCACGCATGTTGCACGTATCTTCTCACAATCATTTTCCGTCAAACACGATTCAGTTGAGCATGATCGggtttttcaaatattctatggacacttaaaaagaatattaactCTTGGAGGTGTAAAGATATGAGGGAATATTACATATGTTTTATAAAACGTCCATGTGTCACCATCTCTTTACATGAAAAGTGGAGGAAATAATAAACACCTGACAGAGTCTGGGGGAGAATCACATTTTACAAAACACCTAAAGTTCTTAGATCAGTCCTTGACACACTGTCACACtcaaatttcagattttattttatttttttttttttaggttcactaaatttattttaaaaatcataaaacgtTTCTTACAAAAGAGCATTACATTCTGCACACTGCTCTGAATAGATGGCAGGGACATATGGACTACTGTTACTtttcctccctgtcccacccccccAAATGTTACAGTGACCACAAAGCAAAGTGTTCACAATAATTACatggggggattttttttaaaccaccaacaatgaacaaaaattaaaattcactcaCTCTGCTGCTGTTTCAAAATTTCAATGTTAGTTTTTtgcacaccctcccccacccccaaccctgtttGTAAGGAACTAAAACATTACATCTGGTGAACAGCAAAGATTTCACTACACCTCAAATGCAGAACACCTATGAAGCAGAGGAATGTTGGCTTTTTAAACAgaagcagataaaaaaaaaaagatgcaggacTCCTTCAGTTCTTCACTAGTCTTAGAAAAACTTTCCAGAATACTGCTTCacactataaaaaagaaaaaatatcttgcaTTAGAATCCTTCAACATCTGCATACTGCTTCACACTGTTCTGCAGCAAATACTGTGCATTCTGTATCTGGTCCTGTGTTCCTGTAATGGTAATGATCCGATCTTCGGACCCTTCTAAAGGCTCATCTATTTTGATCGAAGCTCCTGACTCATGACGGATTTGTTTAATCCGCTGACCACCTTTGCCAATAATAGATCCAGCCAAATCTTTGGGAATAGTTACTTGTGTAGTAATAATAGGTCCACCAAGATCACCATATGAGCCACGACCCCCTGCATAGGAATAATCATATCCAGAGCCACCCTGTGGTTCATAAGCCATCTGCCACTCTGATGGGCTCCATGTATCTATTGCGGAGTCCCAGGTTTCATCAGCACTGAAACCAACCATGCCATCATAACGGTCTCCAGGTCTTCCTCTTCTGTCATAGGCCATTAGATCTCCTCCtctaggtggtggtggtggtggaagaggAAGATTCCGAGCTCTGCTACCACCCCGGCCACCTCGtccaggaggaggtggaggaggtccTCGACGAGGGCTCATATCATCGTAATCTCTCCTGGATGGAGGCATGGGACGCCCACCCCGACCAGGAGGCATTCTATCAAAACCACCTCTTCCCCGCATAGGAAATCCCACGGGACGTCCACGGCGATCATCAAACATCATTGTAAAACCACCGTAATCATAGGTTTCATCATAAAAATTGGGATCATAAGGCTGAGCACGTCCTTTGATGGGAGACTCTGATATAAGATCCAGGATGATCTTTATGCACTCTACAACCCTATCAGGTTTTCCTCCAATAAGAACGACTCTGTCAGTGGATTGAGGACAACATTCCTGGAAAAGTTTGATTGTTGTCTGAGTGTTCTCTCGAAGTTCTTTGATTTTAGCACCTTTGACCCCAATAATTCCTCCTGCCAGACTCTGATGAATCAACAGTCTCAACTCGCAGTCAAAGTCGCTTCCTTTATAGTGTTGGTAATTTAAGCATTCCACAGCATCAGATTCGAGCGGGAGCTGGCTGGTTGCAGTGGGTGATGGCAACTGCAGGCCCTCTTCCAAGGTAGGGAtgattttcttcagaatttctccaattgtttcaATATCAGCACTGATACTCAATATGCGCTCGGGGCCACTGCTGTCTGGGACTGAAACACTGGCATTGTAGTCTGTATGGAGAGCCttaatattcttgcctccttttccaATCACTGCCCCAGCATTCTTGCTTTGAAGCAGAATGCGTAATTCAACCATCTCATCAGTGTTTCTAGATCTTTTAAAAGCTTGTTCCTCTTCCATATCTTCAGCAGGGCGTTTACCAAATTCGCCATTGGTTTCGGTGTTGGGAAAGGTTTCCTCTGGCTgttcagtttccattttcttgtatTAAAGGAACACACCAATCTCTGGGCCGCAAATAAGCGGGAAGTAGGCAAGACGTCGAGGTTGCTGCAGCGGAGAAACAGAGGATAatcttgttttattattaataGTTGAATTCTGAAAAAGTTGTGGCAAAAGCGTTTCATTTTGTGGCCCGTTTGCCTTAAATTTTACACAGTTCTTGATTTATATTGTTTAATACTGTGGAACACATCCAAAAACAAATCTCAGAggttttaaccattttattattaaaatattattttcacagaaatatgACAGACAATACTAAAATCTGTATGgaccaaaaaaaacccagaatagcccaagcaatcttaagaaagaagaacaaacctggaggcatcacacttcctgatttcaatcTATATTGTAAAGTTATAGTAATGAAAAGAGTATGGTAATGGCATAAAAACAGGCatctagatcaatggaacaaaatagagagcccagaaataaacccacatgtatatggccaattaattttttttttttggccaactaatttatgacaaacgATCCAAGAACACATAACAAAGGACAGTCTCTTTGATAAGGTGTTCAGAAAACTGAGCagtcacatgaaaaagaataaaactatcttacaccatatgcaaaacttaactcaaaatacattaaagagttgaacataagacctaaaaccattgaactctcagaagaaaacataggctaAAAACTCCTTGATGTTAGTCTCGGCAATGGTTTTTTCGGGGGGGGATTTGACAaggaaaggcaacaaaagcaaaaataaacaagtgggactacatcaaactaaaaagtttctgcacagcaaaagaaatcatcaacaaaaggaaaaggcaacctactgaatgggagaaaatattttcaagccatatatccaataaggtgttaacatccaaatatataaagaattcttccaactcaatagcaaacaaacgaacaatccaatttaaaaatgggcagaagacctgaatagacatttttttccaaagaagacagacagtgGCCAACAGGTCCATGAATCATTAAGCATCAGAGACATGCAGATTAAAACCATGATGAGTTACCGccccacacctgttagaatggccatcatcaaaaagacaagaaatcacaagtgttggcaagggtgtggagaaaagggaatcctggtgcactgttggtgggaatgtaaattggtgcagccactgtggaagagagtatggaggttcctcagaaaattaaaaatggaactaccatatggtccagcaattccacttctggcacctctgtttatttctctgaagaaaatgaaaacattaattcaaaaagacacatgcaccccaatgttcatagctgcattatttacaatagccaagatatggaaacaatgtaTTTATCAATGGATGAGTGGTgtatagatatacaatggaatattattctgccataaaaaaagaagaaaatcttgccatttgcaacaacatggatggaccttggtagcattatgctaagtgaaataagtcagagaaagacaaatgccttatgatctcacttacatgtccaaactttttttttttttaattgactgtgttgggtctttgttgctgcgagtgggctttctctagttgcagcgagtgggggctactcttcattgtggtgtgcaggctcctcattgtggtggcctctcttgttgcagagcacgggttctaggtgcaagggcttcagcagttgcggcacatgggctcagtagttgtggctcatgggctctagagagcaggctcaatagttgtggcacatgggcttagatgctccacggcatatgggatcttcctggggcagggattgaacccatgtcccctgcattggcaggcggattcttaaccactgtgccacctaggaagtcccctacacatccaatcttaaaaaacaaaacaaaacaaacaaaaaacagttcttAGATGCAGAAATCAGAATGgcggttgccagaggtggggcagaggtgggggcagtgaGCAAAATTGGTGAAGGGGATCAAAGGTACACAgttttagttataaaataaataagtcatggatgtaatgtacagtgtggcaactatagttaataataccgaATTTCATATTTGGAAGTTGCTAAAAGAATAAATCTTGAAAgttctcagggcttccctggtggtgcagtgttcaAGAAtctgtgggttcgagccctggctggggaagatcccacatgcctcggagcaaataagcctgaaactaatataatgttacatgccatttatacctcaataaaaaattaatgttttataattcacaaataaagaaaaaatactattaGTCCCTAATGTagactgtggactttgggtgataatgatgtgtcagtgtaagGTCATCAGTTGTAACGAATGTATCACTCTGGACGGAGGTGGGTGTGAGGTGGACGGGGGTTATATAGGAAATCTCTATACTTCCTGATCAATTCTGTTGTGAACctgaaactgctttaaaaataaagtcaactttttaaaaatgataggtaaatagatatataaataaaataaacattgaacttaagaaacaaaaaaatcaaaaaagaaatgaaaacgaAATAGGATACAGGATTtgatggagatggaaaagcaaagcaGTAACAATTATCACTATGAGGCTTCCTTCCACCATCACCTGTGTGAGGAACCAGCCTATTGCTCATTCACtccagggaaacacaaattaaagccacagtgagataccgCTGTACATCCTAGACTAGCTGACATTGAAAagactgacaacaccaagtgaTGGAACAGATGTGGAGCACCTTGAACTCTCACTCATTGCTGGTGCGGATGAAGTCTGGTAGAACCACTTTGGAATAAGGTCTGGGAGtatcttataaaactaaatataaaccAGTCCTATGACCCAGCATGTCCACAGCTAAGACAAGTTAAAACATATGCCCACAAAAAGACCTGTGTAAGAATTTTGGAGCAGCTTTATTCAAtcacccaaaaaacaaaaatagcccagtaaaaaaattgaaaaaacaaccTGTGTTATAGTCATGCCCTGGAAGATTCCTCAGCAATATAAAGAAACAGATGTTAGATGCACGAAAAAGCATGGATGGATCTCAGAAATACTATGCTAGATGAAAGAAGCCTGACTCAgaatatatattgtatgattccactttatgtgaaattctagaaCATGCAAAACTATCTTATGGTAGAAAAAATGAGAACTGTGGTTCCATCAGGGGAAGGTATGGAAACTGCCTGGGAAGGAACATGAAGGGACCTTCTGGAGATGATGGTAACTCTCTATAACTTGGTAGGTATTGGGTTACACAGCTTTATGCATTTTCAAAACTCAATGAATATACACTTAAGGTTTGTGCAtttcattatatgtaaattatacaacaaaagaaaaaataaacaaatttggaACTCTGGTTGACACATGCTGAGGTATGTAGGAGGAATGTACTGAAATCTGCAATGTATTTTGAAATGCATCCAACAAATATAAATTCATGGGTGAATAGATGGAGGGGTATAGAAGGTCAGACATGCTAAAGTAAGTATAAGTAAATGTTAAAGGCAAAATCTAACAGTGGATATATGGATGTGTACCACAAATGCTTTCAACTCagttgtatgtttgaaatttttcacaataaaattttggaaaaaggcaagtaaaaattttgatatatttggatattttaaaacacacatttatggaaacacaaaagacccctgaatagccaaagcaatcttgagaaagaaaaatggagctggaggaatcaggctccctgacttcagactatactacaaagctacagtcatcaaaacagtatggtactggcacaaaaaaacagaaatatagaccaatggaacaacaTAGAAAGCCAGGAAATAAAgtcatgcacctatggtcacctaatctataacaaaggaggcaagaatatacaatggagaaaaaacagtcccttcaataagttgtgctgggaaaactggacagcacatgtaaaagaataaaattagaacattctctaacacaaaaataaactcgaaatggatcaaagacctaaatgtaaggccggacattataaaactcatagagg
This window harbors:
- the LOC130854409 gene encoding heterogeneous nuclear ribonucleoprotein K-like; translation: METEQPEETFPNTETNGEFGKRPAEDMEEEQAFKRSRNTDEMVELRILLQSKNAGAVIGKGGKNIKALHTDYNASVSVPDSSGPERILSISADIETIGEILKKIIPTLEEGLQLPSPTATSQLPLESDAVECLNYQHYKGSDFDCELRLLIHQSLAGGIIGVKGAKIKELRENTQTTIKLFQECCPQSTDRVVLIGGKPDRVVECIKIILDLISESPIKGRAQPYDPNFYDETYDYGGFTMMFDDRRGRPVGFPMRGRGGFDRMPPGRGGRPMPPSRRDYDDMSPRRGPPPPPPGRGGRGGSRARNLPLPPPPPPRGGDLMAYDRRGRPGDRYDGMVGFSADETWDSAIDTWSPSEWQMAYEPQGGSGYDYSYAGGRGSYGDLGGPIITTQVTIPKDLAGSIIGKGGQRIKQIRHESGASIKIDEPLEGSEDRIITITGTQDQIQNAQYLLQNSVKQYADVEGF